The DNA segment AAATGCCAACAAGATCGACCAAATAAAATTATACCATAGCAGAATCTTTTTAGTCTATAATCGATGCGCATAGCTTACAAACCacgtaattatatgtatatatttaaaaaaattgcttGAAACtagtaataaataatttacTGATTAATCCAGAATACATTTAAGATTTTCAGACGATTACAACAAGGCTGAATAATAAACATGGACTTTATATTCTGGAGTCAAGTTTTCGTTATAGTAGATATGATTAGATATattgaaaaatagaaaatgaagAACTCTATTTATTGTGTACAGTGATGGGAAACCCATTACAGAGTCAAAAAATGTAATTTCCTTGTGCAAGCAAAATGCGTAAAAGTCAGCCTCTGGGTCACACACGGCTTGGAGTATTTGTCTTTTGTAGAATTTTTATTCTCCACAAATCTTTTAGTAATCATTTGGTTTCTATTATTTATAGCAAGTTGTTCGAAATCAGGAGACATCAGATTCAGATTCTTTATTGGCAAAGAAACTAGTATATGCATCTGTTTACCAACGTCAGTAGGTGAATCTATTTTCTTCACTTTGTCAAAGATGTTCACATGATAAcatggtgttacaaaaaaaaaaaataatagttcaCATGATAACatgttttctaaaatataacatgtTCAAATGATCTTTatgaaaacaacaaaaaacgcTTCGAGAAACGTCATGTTATTTTCAGTTTATTTCCTTTGaattgttaaaacaaaatttgattAAATACATTGAAAAGGACTTCggaaatgatactttttttgggtgtaaatCGGAAATGATACTTGACCAAGTAAAAAACGAAAACGAAATTTAATCCACGTATTCAAACGCAGAGAATTTCAGCAAAGACATGTTTTCGTTTCTTGGCATAAACATAGTCGGTGGAACACTCATGCACACTTGAAGTGGTTGCGAACCTCATTGTACGGTACACGTTAACCAATTGTCGTTGTTGAGTGGACTGAGTCATTGTAGAATTTCAAAGCACGAGCTAACCAAAGGGACCACTCAACTCAAGAGCACCCCTACACTAATTGCATTAACTAAAACTTTCATCACACTATTGAAAGTTTTGAATCTTGACAATGGACTAATCATTTTGCATCAATTAATTCCGAGTTCCGAAGCACAATGAAGTCATGATACCagcaacaaaaattcaaaccaaCATGGCCTAGGAGGTTCTGTCAGACTTGTGACTAACATGGATCTTATAACTAACTAATATGCTCGataattttgttaataaaaGACCTAAGATCTTTTAAGTTGAAGAGGAAGTGGCAAGAgattcttgattcttcttgGCTCTGGAAGCTCTATGTCTTTTTTTGAAGTTGTCTTGTCTGAATCTTTTGGTTTCTATCTGTATCTCCATGAATGGTCTCTCAACTATatttctcatctctctctccagTTTCTTCTGTTTCTTAGCTACCACCATTGCTGCTGCTTTGTTCTTTTCCTGCTGCTTCTCTGCTTCTTCCTATCAATACAAAACATAGCAATGCTTGTTTAAGCCATTTCAAGTATTAGACTGAcgttgagagagagagggagaagacCTGAAGATCATGGATGAGACTGTCGAGAGATTTGATCTTCCTATGAGGCCACCGAGGAATCCCAAACTCTCTGCATTTCTTTTTCAAGACCGTGAGACCGACATTGAGTTTCCGAGACGCTTCCACGATAGGAACACCAAAGTATTTGGAAAGATCTTCTAAGCAAAGTCCAGCAACATGTTGGGATGGTGTCCTCCTCTTCTTCAATATCTCTGTCTTAGCATCTGTACTATTACAATACACTTTAAAACTAGCCTAGAGCTAACacttttaaagaaataaaaaatcgGTATGGTAGGAAGAGATACCTGATTCTGAATGTTCATTTTGGTCATCTTCAGATTCCTCAGATTCAGATTCTGAATCAGGAAGGCGGTTAAGATCTTGTTTGAGGGCAAACCTTTGCGGTTTAGCCTGATCAACTTCACCATATCCAACTCTATCTTCTTTGACGACGAGGTCCAGCTGTTTAGGCTGGTCAAAGTATGGTTTCTTTGGTTTCAGTTCAGAGATGAACTTGAGCACGTTAGCTAAATTAGGGATGTCCACCAGCTTAGGGTTTCTGCCAAATAAGAAGAGCAAAAACATGTTTAGTTTCTAACAATGCACACAATCGAAAGGGTGTTGCAAAACAATCTCATCGTGGTTGTATCATTGGATTCAAAAATCATATAGAACAATTATACTAACGAGTGATTtattgagttaaggaaagaaaTTAAATCTAGACTCCACAAATTTGCATATTTACTTAGCTATTCTTTAAACGTTTTATATTATAGTTTCATACGCTTTCTGTTTCGTGATTTTCAATCAGAATTTTTGCggtattacaaaaaaaacatttaaactcTACAGAAGTTTAAATGTGTACAAGCGTGTTTGTTTAATCTTAGGAAATACATTAAGTTGGATATTAACGTAATAATCACACTGTTCCTTTTATAATTTGACAAACTTGGGTTTAATAGGActgataaaatttatttctgTGAATTACTAAACTAGAATTCATTCAAAAGAGATTTGACTACCAAAAAATAAAGACTAACTAGATTCTAAAGAgcgtatatattttttgttttacatttttgtagaaatctaatttttatatttatgttttttagtcgtatttgtatttttttgtttaatatttttcttaaatgattaataaaaagtttaaacaaaaaaaaatgattaataaaaagttttaataattgtatttttttttttttttcaagttttaataattgtattaaGATAGTTGGATCACACATATTTACGATTGATGTAACCGCACTAAATTATACAAAACAAACGGCAACAAAAGTTAAATTACTAACAAAATCAAATGCTGAGAGAAGCTTATAGAGAGGAGGCGTTACCTTGAAGGGCATAGAAGGGTAGGAAACTGAGGAAGCGAGTGGTTAGACCGGAACAAGAAGATACATCTCCACGTGCCAAAAACCAAACCTAGCGAGATCTCCGGCCGCTGGAGACCTTCCGAACAAAACAGAGGCTTAGCTTTCTTCTCCACATAACGGCCTTTCCTCTCGAACAAGAACTCTCTCTCAATCTCCACGGATCCATAGACATGCAAACTCCTAATCATCTCTGCATTAACCCcccacacacacaaaaaaaaaaatctacttttaaacccgacccgacAGGAATCTAGATTCTCTTACAGTAGTGTTGACTTACCTTTATGGTTGACGCCCTGGAAAATGGCGAGTGAGGTCAAGGAATGTGCCATTGTccgaagaagacgaagagacGCAAGGACTGGAGATTTTACCCAAAGCGaccttttttttaatagaatgtTTCCTTTTTAATGTAAACAAATCTGCTAAAGAATCCAAAGGTTTGTATTATGAGAATATAGAAGCGTTTCGTCATCAAGTGAAAAAGGTTCAAAGGCGAGTTTTGTATAAAATGACCTTTGTTCACCACTAAAATTACCGGTCAAGCCACTGGACCTACTCATTAATTTATTGTTGTTCTCGGTTACTCAAAATATTCGCGAGCGCACGTGTAAGCGTGTGAGGGTCTTCCTGTAAAATAGCAATGGGAAGCGGGCCTCAACGAGACCGAGCCCAATTAGCGAAACTCTCACACGCTCGGCCCATGTCTGAGAAGTGGTAACCGATATGATTCACATGAACCATGCATGTGTCTTTCTTTGCGTTTTTCTCACAACCATAATAAGTGTTAGTGTAAATGAAGACAATTAGGAAAAGACGCCGATGATCCCGTGATAGTCTTTAATTAAtcgttttttcttttgaaacgtGATTTGATAGTGATATGAAGAAGATGGCTCCTAATTTTAATCTTATATTTCTGGAAATTTAGGCTACATCGACCATTATATCAACAGTTGGTCAAGTTtgtcatactatattttaactGGAAGAGTCAGGAATTATTCATGAATTCTCAAAGTTATCATAGTTAAGAAACGGCAAAGCTTGGCGACCAAGATAAAAGAGATCAGTCACTTTCAGTAAACGTGTCCAAGAATATTCAACGTTGGTTTTGTCTTATAAATACATAACCTTCACATACTCCGGACCACACACGTTTTCTTATAAACTCCGGTCATGTCTCTCTTAGCGTCCTTCTTTGGTTGCTTCGTTCCAAAATCTGGCTCAAAGATAAGCTCAAGCGATGGTAGTAACTCGAAAGTCATGTCCTTAGAGAAACCAAAAAGCAAATCCAAATCTCCAAGAGCTCCAATGATAGTGTCTTATTTTCCCGTAGGTTCGAATCTTTCGCGTCTGTGAGAGAAGGCCAGAAGATGAAGTGTGTGGGATGTTGACATATTTGTTGTGAAGGCtttcgtttttgttttgttcctcTAGTCCTCTTTTTCTGTTTGATTATGTATAAATTGTAATAGaccatttaaatattttaataaatggcGAGAATTCCATTTCCTATTGTGAAGATGGTTTCGTCGTTGCGTTTGGTCCTAGGCTTGTAGGCTTCCGGTGGTCAGTTTCTAGACAACTGAGGTGGCGGCCACTCTATAGTCTATAGAACCAAATTTGCTTTAGGTTCCTGTATCTCTCAGTTACAACAGTTTTGTGCTTCTCTGGTTTAGAGGTTGACTATGGGTTTTGTTTGTTCTTTCAGTTTTGagctttaaatttttatttttataatttacaaaacTATAAAAGAACATGAAAACCTTTAAAGGAActggataaaaatatatataccacACAAAAAAGGAAAGTATCTGCTTTGCATTAAACCGGATTGAAATTGTAACGTTCACATATACAAGATAGAAGTGAAGTAGTTGATAGTATCAAATAAAAAGCTCAACAAAACGTTAACAATTAGAAAAATACACAGCCTCTCGAACTTTTCCAAAAAGGGGGTACAGACCAGAATGCAGCTTAGACACTCTGTCCCTCAAGATTAGGCGCATGTTTTTCGCCTTTGCAATCTCTCTATTTTCCATTTCACAAATAAGATAGCAGCCATAAGAACATGCTGCCTAAACTCATAAAACACTAATTCTTGACAATGCAAAGATAGTTTGACGGCGAGTAGAGAGGACAATTTCAAAAGCGGCTAAATGATGGAACCTTCCGAAGCATAAGAGGCTGGACACTTGTTCTCTACTCAATTTCTGAGCTTGCAAAGTTTGCGGAGAAGACAAAAGAAGTGAGACGTTTCAGGACTTATTTGGCATGAAATTTCTTTGTACAAATTTGATCTCTCCATTCCTAACGTGTCACTTAGCTGTAGAGAATTTTTTAATCTTATAtacattagatttagttttccCCTCTAATAACTAAACAACTTTTTCTTACCGTAGACCTTATCGATATACGTCGATGAACCATGTGAAAATATGTGTCTTTCAAAACGCTTTTGTTTTGTAATACCCATAATAACAACTTGATAGGATTAGTGATATGAAGACTATTAGGAAAAGACGACGATGATCCCGTGATAATTGGTCCATTTTAGTCATATATGTTAACAATCAGAAAGTATTCATGAATTGTCAAAGATATCATAGTTAAGATAGGGCAAAGCTTGGCGACCAAGAAAATTAAAGAGGTCACTTTCAAGAAAACGTGTCCAAAGAACATTCAACGCTGATGTTCTCTTATAAATACATACACTTCACATAGTTACCTGATACTAAACCTAAAACATCATCCATCCTATATAGACTCCGGATCACGCACGTTTTCTTTAACACTCCGATGTTCATGTCTCTCTTAGACTTCTTTTTTGGTTGCTTCATTCCAAAATCTGGCTCAAAGAGAACCTCAACCGATGGTAGTAGTAACTCTAAAGTATTGGCCTTGGACAAACCAAAAAGCAACTCCAAATGTCTGAGGGCTCCAATCATAGTGTCTCATTTTCCCGTACGTTCGAATCTTTCGCTACTGTAAGAGAAGACCAGGAGATGAAGTGTGTGAGATGTTGAAATATTTGTTGTGCAAGTCTTTCCTCCTTTTTTGTTTCTCTAATGCTCTTGTTTGATTGATTATGTATAAATTGCAATAGACCATTCagattataaaaacatatatcatTCAGATTTATGAATAATCCGGcaacaaaattatttgattcGTATTCAGGACAAATTGAAGTTTTAACGTGTACATATTAGCAAAATAAATGAACGTGtacatatttagaaaataaatgacAAAACAATACTAGTAATTCTGCTAATCAATGCCAGGAGGAGAGATCACTGTGTGCGAATGTTATACCATAGATTTGTTTTACAGGGGGACACTTATAAAATGGGTCCTAGCATCAACAACGCTTAAGATGTACATGGCGTCCGCATTAGGAGTTTCTTTGGTATTGgtctattaaattttttaaaaaaaaaactttttactAGAA comes from the Brassica rapa cultivar Chiifu-401-42 chromosome A01, CAAS_Brap_v3.01, whole genome shotgun sequence genome and includes:
- the LOC103874820 gene encoding protein RKD5: MAHSLTSLAIFQGVNHKEMIRSLHVYGSVEIEREFLFERKGRYVEKKAKPLFCSEGLQRPEISLGLVFGTWRCIFLFRSNHSLPQFPTLLCPSRNPKLVDIPNLANVLKFISELKPKKPYFDQPKQLDLVVKEDRVGYGEVDQAKPQRFALKQDLNRLPDSESESEESEDDQNEHSESDAKTEILKKRRTPSQHVAGLCLEDLSKYFGVPIVEASRKLNVGLTVLKKKCREFGIPRWPHRKIKSLDSLIHDLQEEAEKQQEKNKAAAMVVAKKQKKLEREMRNIVERPFMEIQIETKRFRQDNFKKRHRASRAKKNQESLATSSST
- the LOC103874892 gene encoding uncharacterized protein LOC103874892, which codes for MSLLASFFGCFVPKSGSKISSSDGSNSKVMSLEKPKSKSKSPRAPMIVSYFPVGSNLSRL
- the LOC103874981 gene encoding uncharacterized protein LOC103874981; protein product: MFMSLLDFFFGCFIPKSGSKRTSTDGSSNSKVLALDKPKSNSKCLRAPIIVSHFPVRSNLSLL